One region of Chryseobacterium sp. SORGH_AS_0447 genomic DNA includes:
- the deoC gene encoding deoxyribose-phosphate aldolase: MMNIAQYLDSTYLKTPAQSGLSEEETLQKDIELAQEAIDNGIFAVMIRPDYVSAVKKYITDKNSDVVVGTVIGFHEGTYSVEEKLAEAEKAIADGADELDFVVNYTAYLKGELDLVREEFVKCTALCLQHHKIAKWIIEIAALTDDQIADITKHISEWAGENFSENELSGIFVKSSTGFYETENGKPNGATFEGIQIMLENAGKLPIKAAGGVRTPEDAEKMINLGVKRIGTSSALALIKNQSSEGY, from the coding sequence ATTATGAACATTGCGCAATATTTAGATTCAACCTATCTGAAAACTCCTGCACAGTCGGGGCTTTCGGAAGAGGAAACTTTGCAGAAAGACATAGAACTGGCTCAGGAAGCGATAGATAACGGAATTTTTGCCGTGATGATCCGTCCGGATTATGTATCGGCGGTTAAAAAATATATCACAGATAAGAATTCGGATGTCGTGGTAGGAACGGTTATCGGTTTTCATGAAGGAACCTACTCCGTTGAGGAGAAATTGGCAGAAGCTGAAAAAGCGATTGCCGATGGAGCAGATGAACTGGATTTTGTAGTGAATTATACTGCTTATCTTAAAGGAGAACTGGATCTGGTAAGAGAAGAATTTGTCAAATGTACGGCTCTATGCCTGCAGCATCATAAAATTGCAAAATGGATTATTGAAATTGCGGCACTGACGGATGACCAGATCGCCGATATTACCAAACATATTTCCGAATGGGCCGGAGAAAATTTCAGCGAAAACGAACTGTCCGGAATCTTTGTGAAATCTTCAACCGGATTTTATGAGACGGAAAATGGAAAACCCAACGGCGCTACCTTTGAAGGAATACAGATCATGCTTGAAAATGCGGGTAAGCTTCCAATAAAAGCGGCGGGAGGAGTAAGGACTCCCGAAGATGCCGAAAAGATGATTAACCTGGGGGTAAAAAGAATCGGAACTTCTTCTGCGCTAGCCTTAATAAAAAATCAATCTTCAGAAGGATATTAA
- the trmD gene encoding tRNA (guanosine(37)-N1)-methyltransferase TrmD: MRIDIISVLPELMESPFQTSILRRAMDKGLAEVHFHHLRDWAINKHRQIDDEPYGGGAGMVMMVEPLDKCISELKSQRTYDEVIYLTPDGITLNQKIANTLSIKQNLIFLCGHYKGIDQRVRDLHITKEISIGDYVLTGGELAACVLADSVIRLLPGVLNDEQSALTDSFQDDLLAPPIYTRPEVYKGLEVPKILLSGNFAKIEEWRHDEAVRITREKRPDLL, encoded by the coding sequence ATGAGAATTGATATTATAAGCGTACTTCCGGAACTGATGGAAAGTCCGTTTCAAACTTCTATTTTAAGAAGAGCAATGGATAAAGGACTGGCGGAAGTACATTTTCATCATCTGAGAGACTGGGCGATCAACAAGCACCGCCAGATCGATGATGAGCCTTACGGGGGCGGAGCCGGGATGGTGATGATGGTGGAGCCTCTGGATAAGTGCATTTCGGAGCTGAAATCCCAGAGAACCTATGATGAGGTAATTTACCTGACACCTGATGGCATTACCTTAAACCAGAAAATTGCCAATACGTTATCGATTAAACAAAACCTGATTTTTCTTTGCGGTCATTACAAAGGGATTGATCAGCGGGTGAGGGATCTGCATATTACCAAAGAAATTTCTATCGGCGATTATGTCCTTACCGGCGGCGAGCTGGCAGCCTGCGTGTTGGCGGATTCAGTAATCCGTCTGCTTCCCGGTGTACTAAATGACGAGCAGAGTGCCCTGACAGACAGCTTCCAGGATGATTTGCTTGCACCTCCGATCTACACCCGGCCCGAAGTATACAAAGGGCTTGAAGTTCCTAAAATTCTTCTGAGCGGAAATTTTGCCAAAATCGAAGAATGGCGTCATGATGAAGCGGTAAGAATTACCAGGGAAAAACGTCCTGATCTTTTGTAA
- the dusB gene encoding tRNA dihydrouridine synthase DusB, protein MIKIGNIELPEFPLLLAPMEDVSDPPFRRLCKMHGADLMYSEFISSEGLIRDAIKSRKKLDIFDYERPVGIQIFGGDEEAMAMSARIVETVNPDLVDINFGCPVKKVVCKGAGAGVLKDIDLMVRLTKAVVRSTSLPVTVKTRLGWDSTSINIDEVAERLQETGIKALTIHARTRAQMYKGEADWEHISRIKQNPNIEIPIFGNGDVDSPEKALEYKQKYACDGIMIGRAAIGYPWIFNEIKHFFKTGEHLPAPTIEDRLLAVRQHAEWSAEWKGERLGLVEMRQHYSNYFRGVPHFKDFRKKFLEVFTLEEMDALIKETQEFYTQYLAQQA, encoded by the coding sequence ATGATAAAAATTGGCAACATAGAACTGCCGGAATTTCCGCTTTTGCTTGCACCTATGGAAGATGTAAGTGATCCGCCATTCAGAAGATTATGCAAAATGCACGGTGCAGACCTGATGTATTCTGAATTCATCTCATCTGAAGGGCTTATCCGTGATGCGATAAAAAGCAGAAAGAAGCTGGACATTTTTGACTATGAGAGACCTGTGGGAATCCAAATTTTTGGAGGGGATGAAGAAGCAATGGCCATGTCGGCAAGGATTGTGGAAACAGTAAACCCGGATCTGGTGGATATTAATTTCGGATGCCCAGTAAAGAAGGTAGTCTGCAAAGGAGCCGGTGCAGGTGTTCTTAAAGACATCGACTTAATGGTACGCCTTACCAAAGCAGTCGTACGTTCCACCAGCCTGCCTGTGACGGTAAAAACACGTCTTGGCTGGGACAGCACTTCCATCAATATCGATGAGGTGGCGGAGCGTCTTCAGGAAACAGGGATCAAGGCACTGACGATCCATGCAAGAACACGTGCGCAGATGTATAAAGGAGAAGCGGATTGGGAACATATTTCAAGAATTAAGCAAAATCCCAACATCGAAATTCCTATTTTCGGGAATGGCGACGTCGATTCACCGGAGAAAGCTTTGGAATATAAGCAGAAATATGCCTGTGACGGAATTATGATCGGCCGCGCCGCTATCGGATACCCATGGATTTTTAATGAAATCAAACATTTCTTCAAAACCGGGGAACATTTGCCGGCGCCTACTATTGAAGACCGACTGTTAGCTGTTCGTCAGCACGCAGAATGGAGCGCAGAATGGAAAGGCGAAAGACTGGGACTGGTAGAAATGAGACAGCACTACAGCAATTATTTCCGCGGAGTTCCTCATTTTAAAGATTTCAGGAAAAAATTCCTTGAAGTATTCACGTTAGAAGAAATGGATGCTCTGATAAAGGAAACACAGGAGTTTTACACACAATATTTAGCGCAACAGGCATAA
- a CDS encoding NAD(P)/FAD-dependent oxidoreductase, with translation METREKIIIIGGGFAGLQLAKTLNNKNKKVIVLDRVNHHMFQPLFYQVACGRIEPSNISFPFRKIFQRSRNTQFRLTEVKEIDTANNRVITDEADFSYDKLIIATGCKTNFFGNKDLEGRAFGMKNTQEAIGIRNNILLTFEKLILEKSRSDDGNWNIVIVGSGPTGVELAGAFAEMKKEILPRDYPYMNFDHLKIILVSSTEKPLAVMSTEAQDKSEEYLKDLGVTFLSQEYVTDYDGDKVYMKSGKTIPSNNVIWAAGVTGNVISGFPAENLIKNRYITDRYNKIKGYDNVFAIGDIAYMETPKYPQGHPQLANVAINQAKNLGKNLLKKNKNQWVEYEYEDKGSLATIGKHRAVVDLPFIKFQGFLAWFFWMFLHLMLILSVRNKLAVFFNWMWSYFNKDSSLRLIILPNKKNGTLQ, from the coding sequence ATGGAAACACGCGAAAAGATCATCATCATCGGGGGTGGTTTTGCGGGGCTGCAACTTGCAAAAACATTAAACAATAAAAACAAAAAAGTCATTGTTTTAGACCGGGTAAACCATCACATGTTCCAGCCTCTTTTTTATCAGGTAGCGTGCGGAAGGATCGAGCCTTCTAATATTTCCTTTCCCTTCAGAAAAATTTTCCAGCGTTCCAGAAATACACAGTTCCGCCTCACGGAAGTAAAAGAAATCGATACGGCCAACAACCGGGTGATTACCGATGAAGCGGATTTCAGCTATGACAAGCTGATTATTGCTACAGGCTGTAAAACGAATTTTTTCGGAAACAAAGATCTTGAAGGCAGAGCTTTCGGAATGAAAAATACCCAGGAGGCCATTGGCATCAGAAATAACATCCTGCTGACCTTTGAGAAGCTGATTCTGGAGAAAAGCCGCAGCGACGATGGAAACTGGAATATTGTAATCGTCGGAAGCGGGCCTACCGGGGTAGAGCTGGCCGGAGCATTTGCCGAAATGAAGAAAGAAATTCTCCCAAGAGATTATCCTTACATGAATTTCGACCACCTTAAGATTATTCTGGTAAGTTCCACGGAAAAGCCCCTTGCAGTAATGAGTACAGAAGCTCAGGACAAATCCGAAGAATATTTAAAGGATCTCGGTGTAACCTTCCTCAGCCAGGAATATGTAACGGACTATGACGGCGATAAAGTATACATGAAAAGTGGAAAAACCATTCCTTCCAATAACGTGATCTGGGCAGCCGGAGTAACGGGGAATGTAATAAGCGGTTTCCCGGCAGAAAATCTGATTAAAAACCGGTATATTACCGACCGGTATAATAAAATAAAAGGCTACGATAATGTTTTCGCCATTGGCGATATTGCTTACATGGAAACGCCCAAATATCCTCAGGGACACCCTCAGCTAGCCAACGTAGCCATCAATCAGGCAAAAAATTTAGGAAAGAATCTTTTAAAGAAGAATAAAAACCAGTGGGTAGAGTATGAGTATGAAGACAAAGGCTCTTTGGCAACCATTGGAAAACACAGAGCGGTGGTTGATCTGCCTTTTATAAAATTCCAGGGTTTTTTAGCCTGGTTTTTCTGGATGTTTTTACATTTGATGCTGATTCTGAGTGTAAGAAACAAGCTTGCTGTATTTTTTAACTGGATGTGGAGCTATTTTAACAAAGATTCTTCTTTAAGATTAATAATTTTGCCGAATAAGAAAAACGGAACATTACAATGA
- a CDS encoding GNAT family N-acetyltransferase translates to MSYHLEIYTSAYGLPECWDAVVGNHNIMLSAAYFHVLETSKPDNMSCYFVGFFKDHDLIGGALFQYLDFIRHRTFQRNEIWCSIRNFAARKFSRDLMILGNNMLTGQNGFYFDPSKINPEKMISLLDVAVQKMQKEVRKTSLVMYKDYQADFYSYFRDRQYRDYFKFSVQPTMMLNIRKTWKSFEDYTNDFSTKYRSRTKTARKKLSGMMKRELQAEDITQYRKMMHMLYQNVAENAPFNTFFLEEKHFESMKENLGRNFKMFGYFLGEEMIGFYTLILNNKDIDTYFLGYDKELQKEKQIYLNMLLDMVEFAIDHQFKRIIFGRTALEIKSTIGAEPVEIFGLIRHTYPVINPFMKNIFLSLSPKTEWIQRNPFKISSDHHS, encoded by the coding sequence ATGTCATATCATTTAGAAATTTATACTTCAGCTTACGGGCTTCCCGAATGCTGGGACGCGGTCGTCGGAAATCATAACATCATGCTTTCCGCAGCCTATTTTCACGTTCTCGAAACTTCAAAGCCGGACAACATGAGCTGTTACTTCGTAGGATTTTTTAAGGATCATGATTTAATCGGAGGTGCCCTGTTCCAGTATCTGGATTTTATACGGCACAGAACTTTTCAGAGGAATGAGATCTGGTGCAGCATCAGGAATTTTGCAGCCAGAAAGTTCAGCAGGGATCTGATGATCCTGGGAAACAATATGCTTACGGGGCAGAACGGATTTTATTTCGATCCTTCAAAGATCAATCCGGAAAAAATGATTTCGCTGTTGGATGTCGCGGTACAGAAAATGCAGAAAGAGGTAAGGAAAACCTCGCTTGTTATGTATAAAGATTACCAGGCGGATTTTTATTCGTATTTCCGGGACCGCCAATACCGGGACTATTTTAAGTTTTCCGTCCAGCCGACGATGATGCTCAACATCAGAAAGACATGGAAATCTTTTGAAGATTATACCAACGACTTTTCGACAAAGTACCGAAGCCGGACAAAAACAGCCCGGAAAAAGCTTTCCGGTATGATGAAACGCGAATTGCAGGCTGAGGATATTACCCAATACCGCAAGATGATGCATATGCTGTATCAGAATGTAGCTGAGAACGCTCCCTTCAATACTTTTTTCCTGGAAGAAAAACATTTTGAGAGCATGAAGGAAAATTTAGGGAGGAATTTTAAAATGTTCGGGTACTTTCTCGGAGAGGAAATGATTGGATTTTATACCTTAATCCTCAACAATAAGGACATTGATACCTATTTCTTAGGTTATGATAAAGAGCTTCAGAAAGAAAAACAGATCTACCTGAATATGCTTTTGGACATGGTTGAATTTGCTATTGATCATCAGTTTAAAAGAATTATTTTCGGAAGGACCGCCCTGGAGATTAAGTCCACCATCGGAGCGGAACCGGTTGAAATTTTCGGGCTCATCAGACATACTTATCCTGTAATCAATCCATTCATGAAAAATATTTTTCTCTCACTTTCTCCCAAAACGGAATGGATTCAGAGAAATCCTTTTAAAATAAGTTCAGATCATCATTCGTAA
- a CDS encoding glycoside hydrolase family 25 protein, whose protein sequence is MSPGKYSKKTAKKIHRNRRKNYFFRRRILLAILIIALIGTGLYLKQSVSYYYALYFNKFIHKKLHNSETETLRIQKILSDNLDKTYGFDISHYQNKEDIKWDSLTIGNKTIPLEFVVMRATMGNRNADKHFDDFWEQAKKQKMIRGAYHFYRADEDPVIQANNFLENVKLESGDLPPILDIEKISKRKTNKKLIEDLKVWCRIVEETYGEKPIIYTYYHYYKDFLKGEFDDYPLWLANYNDVPAPSPNGHWDFWQFTENGIVHGINTKVDLDIYNGSSWSLKRLTLD, encoded by the coding sequence ATGTCACCCGGTAAGTACAGCAAAAAAACCGCCAAAAAGATCCACCGCAACAGACGGAAGAATTACTTTTTCCGCCGCAGGATCCTGCTGGCCATACTGATCATCGCCCTGATAGGCACAGGTTTGTACCTGAAACAGTCCGTAAGTTACTACTATGCCCTGTACTTCAATAAATTCATCCATAAAAAGCTTCACAACAGCGAAACCGAGACCCTGAGAATCCAGAAAATCCTTTCCGATAACCTCGACAAAACTTATGGATTTGATATTTCGCATTATCAGAATAAAGAAGACATCAAATGGGACAGCCTTACCATTGGAAACAAAACGATTCCGCTAGAATTTGTGGTGATGCGGGCAACCATGGGAAACCGGAATGCCGATAAACATTTTGATGATTTCTGGGAACAGGCCAAAAAGCAGAAGATGATCCGCGGAGCTTATCATTTTTACAGGGCCGACGAAGACCCGGTGATTCAGGCCAATAATTTCCTGGAAAATGTAAAGCTTGAAAGCGGAGACCTGCCGCCGATCCTTGATATTGAGAAAATCTCGAAACGGAAAACCAATAAAAAGCTAATTGAAGACCTGAAAGTGTGGTGCAGAATCGTTGAGGAAACCTATGGTGAAAAACCCATTATCTACACTTATTACCATTATTATAAGGATTTCCTAAAAGGTGAATTTGACGACTATCCGCTCTGGCTGGCCAATTACAATGATGTTCCAGCACCCTCTCCCAACGGCCATTGGGATTTCTGGCAGTTTACGGAAAATGGGATCGTACATGGGATCAACACCAAAGTGGATCTGGATATTTACAATGGAAGCTCGTGGTCTTTAAAGAGACTGACACTGGATTAA
- a CDS encoding endonuclease/exonuclease/phosphatase family protein has protein sequence MELFSFYNVENLFLPDPKPVHKLDSTVSGLRNWDDRKYRNKLFKIAHVFQLIKEENGILPFMIGLSEVSGKKVLEDLVQMQPFSAEYGIVHYNSMDERKVDVALLYNKKKIEVMDSEAITFFFEITNKNQGNYDTTRDVLYSKVKYRGQFVHVFIAHLPSKREKDINKPKRDFIMNEIRTRILNIVNEDKENIILCGDFNENPDDENLKNILYNDAQEKVMENPFVPLFSAGNYSTFHYKSGLLFDQIILSKSLFSEDNMLIFRNAEIFRPGQIRSRDRKQEGRPFRTYAGTRYLGGYSDHFPVFVRFEINK, from the coding sequence ATGGAGCTGTTCAGTTTTTATAATGTTGAAAATTTATTTCTGCCTGATCCAAAGCCTGTACACAAGCTGGATTCTACGGTATCGGGGCTGAGAAACTGGGACGACAGGAAATACAGGAATAAGCTTTTTAAAATAGCTCATGTATTTCAGCTTATCAAGGAAGAAAACGGAATATTGCCTTTTATGATCGGTCTTTCTGAGGTTTCGGGAAAAAAAGTGCTTGAAGATCTTGTACAGATGCAGCCTTTCAGTGCCGAATACGGAATTGTACACTACAATTCCATGGATGAAAGGAAAGTAGATGTGGCATTACTGTATAATAAAAAGAAAATAGAGGTGATGGATTCTGAAGCCATTACATTCTTTTTTGAAATAACTAATAAAAACCAGGGAAACTACGACACAACTAGAGATGTACTATATTCAAAAGTAAAGTATAGAGGACAATTTGTACATGTTTTTATCGCCCATTTGCCTTCAAAGCGTGAAAAAGATATCAACAAGCCAAAAAGAGACTTTATCATGAACGAGATCCGTACGCGGATTCTGAATATAGTAAATGAAGATAAAGAAAATATAATTTTGTGTGGTGATTTTAATGAAAACCCGGATGATGAAAATTTAAAGAACATTCTGTACAACGATGCACAGGAAAAGGTGATGGAAAATCCTTTTGTGCCTCTGTTTTCTGCAGGAAATTATTCTACTTTTCATTATAAATCAGGATTGCTTTTCGATCAGATTATATTATCCAAATCATTATTTTCGGAAGATAATATGCTTATATTTCGGAATGCTGAAATATTCAGACCCGGACAAATCAGGAGCCGCGACAGAAAACAGGAAGGACGACCCTTCAGAACGTATGCGGGTACAAGATATCTGGGAGGCTATAGTGATCATTTTCCGGTTTTTGTAAGATTTGAAATTAATAAATAA
- a CDS encoding lamin tail domain-containing protein, translated as MKKVFTLIGIVSLIFTQAQIVISEIYGGGGSPSLALSHDYIMLKNIGTETASLNGATIQYGSAEGNFSQYHMLPNIVLNPGQSYLIQEGPNVSGKVDLPAPDFIADEVVNFNGSQNSYGGLDLDNRAGKIALVNGPVQVEDFKSNNIIDFAAYGTTNAIPVFASAANTAFKRIFENTGSNTIEFVTAPAYPINSSVGNTTVAVAVVDPDYSKFNFIVNPFLKENTEVVFSSEIENVKIYDEFGQVVMQSPIKTSYGMNLIELPKGKYTVTGMINNSPVSQQIVKD; from the coding sequence ATGAAAAAAGTTTTTACTCTTATCGGGATTGTTTCCTTAATCTTTACTCAAGCTCAGATTGTAATCAGCGAAATATATGGCGGCGGCGGAAGCCCGAGTCTGGCATTAAGCCATGATTATATCATGCTTAAAAATATAGGCACTGAAACGGCTTCTTTAAATGGAGCAACCATACAGTATGGTTCCGCAGAAGGAAATTTTTCACAGTATCATATGCTTCCCAACATTGTCCTGAATCCGGGACAAAGCTATTTGATTCAGGAAGGACCCAACGTTTCCGGAAAGGTAGATCTGCCTGCTCCGGATTTTATTGCCGATGAAGTGGTAAATTTTAATGGTTCACAAAATTCTTACGGAGGGCTGGATCTTGATAACAGGGCCGGAAAGATCGCTTTAGTAAACGGACCGGTACAAGTTGAAGATTTCAAAAGCAACAATATCATTGATTTTGCCGCTTATGGAACAACGAATGCCATTCCAGTCTTCGCTTCTGCAGCCAATACCGCATTTAAGAGAATATTTGAAAACACAGGCAGCAATACTATAGAATTTGTTACCGCACCTGCATATCCTATCAATTCCTCTGTTGGAAATACTACTGTTGCTGTTGCAGTGGTAGATCCGGACTATTCCAAATTCAATTTTATTGTCAATCCTTTCCTTAAAGAAAATACAGAAGTGGTTTTCAGCAGTGAAATAGAGAATGTGAAAATTTATGATGAATTCGGTCAGGTTGTAATGCAATCGCCTATAAAGACTTCTTATGGAATGAATCTGATTGAACTGCCCAAAGGAAAATATACAGTAACCGGAATGATCAACAATTCACCGGTATCCCAGCAGATCGTTAAGGATTAA
- a CDS encoding Lrp/AsnC ligand binding domain-containing protein — translation MKNSKNTSYQLDSIDKEIIYMLMDNAKSSLANISKSVGISTTAVHQRIKKLEQAGVIETSISFLNPKKIGYKVISYIGVFLDLPSHYPDMVKSLKDINEVVEAHYTTGNYTIFLKVICKDNDHLMQILSKLQQLKGVIRTETFISLEQGIYRQLKV, via the coding sequence ATGAAAAATTCAAAGAATACCAGCTACCAGTTAGATTCTATCGACAAAGAAATTATTTACATGTTGATGGACAATGCCAAATCCTCCTTAGCGAATATCTCGAAAAGTGTCGGGATTTCGACTACGGCGGTTCATCAGCGAATCAAAAAACTTGAACAGGCAGGGGTTATTGAAACTTCAATTTCTTTTTTAAACCCTAAGAAAATAGGGTACAAGGTGATTTCCTATATCGGTGTATTTCTGGATCTGCCAAGCCACTATCCGGATATGGTAAAATCTCTGAAAGATATTAATGAAGTAGTGGAGGCCCACTATACCACCGGGAATTATACCATATTCCTGAAAGTAATCTGTAAGGACAATGACCACCTGATGCAGATTCTCAGCAAGCTTCAGCAACTGAAAGGGGTAATAAGAACGGAAACTTTCATATCTTTGGAACAGGGTATTTACAGACAATTGAAAGTATAA
- a CDS encoding T9SS type A sorting domain-containing protein, giving the protein MKKIYLLSGMLGFAVAFGQAALPYYDGFAYSGTALQTQTGWSALNSGDDIALVSGNLSYTGLQAPTGNKISFAGSGIDAALSVAAQNSGTVYYSMLVNPVSMAGVTDANGGYFAGLIQGSPSGNVFGGTLWTKRVDDNNLQFGIEVRSNTGVSTTWTSATYATGQTYLLVVGYTFNTGGTADDIVSLWVNPVPGTTTPPAPTITDTNSTTDLTSVNNFLLRQDSSTETPSLEIDELRIGTTWASVTPASATLAVSDVATTKGNFVRNSFVKNNEITFGAEAKDVKVYTMSGQLVKTVSVKENESVSVAELAKGNYIVTGTVNNKPVSQKILKD; this is encoded by the coding sequence ATGAAGAAAATTTATCTTTTATCAGGAATGTTGGGTTTTGCTGTTGCATTTGGCCAGGCTGCATTACCGTATTATGATGGTTTTGCATATAGTGGTACTGCTTTGCAAACTCAAACAGGTTGGTCAGCTCTTAACTCTGGTGATGATATAGCCTTGGTTTCAGGTAATCTTTCCTATACAGGTTTACAGGCTCCCACTGGAAATAAGATTAGTTTTGCAGGTTCTGGTATTGATGCAGCTTTATCAGTAGCAGCACAAAATTCAGGAACTGTATATTATTCAATGTTAGTTAATCCTGTTTCGATGGCTGGTGTTACAGATGCAAATGGAGGTTATTTTGCAGGGCTTATTCAGGGAAGTCCTTCAGGAAATGTTTTTGGAGGTACATTATGGACAAAAAGAGTGGATGATAATAACCTGCAGTTTGGTATTGAAGTTAGATCAAATACAGGTGTATCAACGACATGGACAAGTGCTACGTACGCTACAGGACAAACATATCTTCTTGTTGTTGGATATACATTTAATACCGGAGGTACGGCAGACGATATAGTAAGTCTTTGGGTAAATCCTGTTCCAGGTACTACAACGCCTCCAGCTCCAACTATTACAGATACTAATTCTACTACTGATTTAACAAGTGTAAATAATTTTCTATTACGACAGGATAGCTCTACCGAAACACCTAGTTTAGAAATAGATGAACTTAGAATTGGAACAACTTGGGCAAGTGTTACTCCTGCTTCAGCAACTCTAGCCGTGTCAGATGTAGCTACAACCAAAGGAAATTTTGTAAGAAACTCTTTCGTAAAAAACAACGAAATCACTTTCGGAGCTGAAGCAAAAGATGTAAAAGTATACACGATGAGCGGACAGCTTGTAAAAACAGTTTCTGTAAAAGAAAACGAATCGGTAAGCGTTGCTGAACTCGCAAAAGGAAACTATATCGTAACGGGTACGGTAAACAACAAGCCGGTTTCCCAGAAAATTTTAAAAGACTAA